The Montipora foliosa isolate CH-2021 chromosome 1, ASM3666993v2, whole genome shotgun sequence genome has a window encoding:
- the LOC137969686 gene encoding uncharacterized protein: MKADKGNCFVVMDRSDYDNKMETLLNDRSTYEVISTSPFLRIERELNAMLLSLKRQQKIDEPTYRKLHSTDGTPPAIRGSVKHHKEGNPLAPIVTCIGSALYNTSKFLTDILSPLQNRNGYSVANSLQFSKELSDIEIDDNEILVSFDVVSFFTAIPVDKACVYIKKKLEQDATLPSRTNLDIDDITKHLQFTLSNNYFMFNDRIYKQVHGCAMGSPVSPIVANLCMEEIEESAISISSVRPKIWKRYVDDSFCIIGKNDVSAFHDTLNSIDPNISFTIETKCNGNISFLDTLVSRRNGVIVVNVYRKPTHTDRYLDFYSHHNRQHKVSTASSLLHRALNLPNSSEGKKRELNYVQAALESNGYPSSFIKSIHARKTRASTTNLSPEELVGMFFKMVEPTESRKSFAPLPYIKGVTEPLTRILKKHDVTVVNKPFTTLQQQFPVPKFRPSMESQTNVVYKIPCTNCSWCYIGETGRAFNTRKKEHLRNTKTAAKGSRIANHVWSNNHAIDFENASVIDKGTCRTRKTLEAWHTTVTPNAGNNSCPLPGQYNILFNKYS, encoded by the coding sequence ATGAAGGCCGACAAGGGGAATTGTTTTGTTGTCATGGATAGATCTGACTATGACAACAAGATGGAAACCTTACTCAACGACAGATCCACCTATGAAGTAATTTCCACATCTCCTTTCCTCCGAATCGAACGTGAATTGAACGCTATGCTCCTCTCTTTAAAGAGACAGCAAAAAATAGATGAACCAACATACCGCAAACTTCACTCAACTGACGGCACACCACCAGCGATTCGCGGTTCTGTTAAGCACCATAAAGAAGGGAACCCCCTGGCGCCCATCGTCACCTGTATTGGCTCAGCACTATACAACACATCCAAATTTCTAACGGATATCCTTTCTCCGCTTCAGAATCGCAACGGATACTCTGTTGCCAACTCATTGCAGTTTTCCAAAGAATTATCCGATATCGAGATTGATGATAATGAAATTTTGGTCTCTTTTGATGTTGTGTCATTCTTCACCGCAATCCCTGTAGATAAAGCTTGTGTGTACataaaaaagaaacttgaaCAAGATGCCACCCTTCCTTCAAGGACAAATTTGGACATCGATGACATCACTAAACATCTTCAATTCACCTTGTCCAACAACTATTTTATGTTCAACGATAGAATTTATAAACAAGTCCATGGCTGTGCGATGGGCAGTCCTGTCAGCCCCATTGTGGCCAATCTTTGCATGGAGGAGATCGAAGAGTCCGCAATAAGTATTTCATCCGTTCGCCCCAAAATTTGGAAAAGGTACGTGGACGATAGTTTTTGCATCATTGGGAAGAACGACGTCTCAGCCTTCCATGACACATTAAATTCAATTGACCCTAACATCTCGTTTACCATTGAGACCAAATGTAACGGAAACATCTCCTTTCTCGACACTCTGGTCTCCCGAAGAAATGGAGTCATCGTTGTTAATGTTTACAGAAAGCCCACCCATACAGACAGATACTTAGATTTTTATTCCCATCACAACAGGCAACACAAGGTCAGCACAGCATCAAGTCTCCTGCACAGGGCTCTAAATCTACCCAATtcttctgaaggaaaaaaacggGAACTTAATTACGTCCAGGCAGCTCTGGAGTCCAACGGTTATCCATCTAGCTTTATCAAAAGCATACACGCTAGAAAGACTCGAGCTTCTACAACAAATCTATCCCCGGAGGAACTCGTTGGAATGTTTTTCAAGATGGTTGAACCAACCGAGTCACGCAAGTCTTTCGCTCCTCTCCCTTACATCAAAGGAGTAACTGAGCCTTTGACACGCATCCTCAAAAAACACGATGTCACGGTTGTAAACAAACCATTTACCACTCTACAACAACAGTTCCCAGTACCGAAATTCCGACCTTCGATGGAATCGCAGACCAACGTCGTATATAAAATTCCCTGTACAAATTGTTCGTGGTGTTATATTGGGGAAACCGGCAGAGCTTTTAATacgcgaaaaaaagaacatttaagaaacaccaaaactgcGGCCAAAGGCTCTAGAATTGCTAATCACGTTTGGTCCAACAACCACGCCATTGATTTCGAAAATGCGTCAGTTATTGACAAGGGCACTTGTAGAACGAGAAAAAcattagaagcgtggcataccACAGTGACACCCAACGCAGGTAACAATTCGTGCCCTTTACctggacaatacaacattctttttaacaaatattcataa